ttctcGTTCATTCCTTTCGGTGACCTTCTTCCACGCGACGCACACTCTGTAGACGCGCCGCTATACGGATCTGTCGCACATCACGCCGCGGCAAACATCCTCCCAGTTCACATCCTCTTCATTATCAGATGTATTCACCCTCTTCTACGTCCTTCTCTTTCTGTCCCGCCCGTGACATTTCGAAAGGCTCTCCCGTCagcttgtttttattttttattttcgtcTTCCTCTTCCGTCTCGGTTTGTTGTGGTGTTTGTCCATGTTATGAGGTCTACTCTGGCCTCGTCTCGCTCCGCGGGGGACCGGCAATTACCGCTCCATGATCTGGCATTAGCTCATCATAATCCTTTTAGATCATATGCGGCTCCCAGCAGGTAGCAACAAGATGAATTTAATAACGGGGATTTGACGTTTGCCAAAGCGAAAAACACGAGTCCACTTCCATGGAAGGAAGCTGTTAGGGGTTTATGGGATAATATTTTGGTAGTGTTTGGCAGGAAAACCAACACAAGGATGTAAGAGGAATCAAATATTTGAGCAAAGCAAAGCTATCACGTGAAGGATGAATTGTAAATCCATTCATTGCTAATTCATTGTTCATCGTTTTGCCAAGTCAATTTCATAGCTCAGACCATGTAGCTAACATTTTCAACTCAGACCTATCCTCTCCCAAATGTCGTACAGCCGTAGAGTGTTCTTTTGCGGTGGCTAGAGCGTTGACAACTGGCCCGTTGTGCGATTGGACACGCCACTGAATCTatacggggagggggggtccaGGTGTTTACCCAGCAGTGTACAGAAAGCACAACACAGATCTGGAACGGATTtgaataactctctctctctctctttctctctctgtctctctgtctctctctctcttgctctctctttctctgccaaATCACACAGCAGGAGGGGGTACATCGAGACAGCCTGGTAGCACagatattgtttttattatgattatacagttggattcatttaaaaaagggaagaacaaaaataaataaataatgataaaataaatacaacaaaaGTTTTTTCGGCtgttaaataattaaaaaaaatgccatTTAAAACTACCGCGTTCGTGATTTGTTTTCGGTTTCTGTAATAAAAGTGTGCTGCAGCCAATCCGTTTCTGTTGAGTCACGACATGAAGGATTGGCCACTGTAGTGTGCATTTCTCCACGCTGATGGCGAAACAATGACTCTTATGACTTCTTAGTTTTCTTCTTAAAAAAAGGGTTCAGGGTAGTGCGTGTCAGCGTTCTGGTCCCTTATCCCAAGGGGCTGGCAGGATAGATGAATGGACGTATGGATGGATGATAGttacatggatggatggactaTAGttagatggattgatggatgataggtgtatggatggatggattgtgGGTCGATGGAGAGATGCATGGATAGACGGtttgatggatggatagatggatggatgggtggacgGACGGATGTGGAGCTAGGGTGATGGAAGGTTGAATGTAAGGATGATAACGGATGACAGACACCTACCAACGGGTGGACGGATGCTTCCTGCAGCACCGCAACCGCTTTGCCCTCACCGACCCCTCCCTCTCGTATCAACAAACCCTCCGCAGTCTGACCCTGGGCCCCCGTGACTTCGACCGGCCGCCGATCAAGGCTCTCGTcatacacacagaccctcaaatcATTCCGTTTCTCCAGGCGCTCCCTGCTGCACGACGCGTGCACCTGAGACGGTCACCCATTCCCGCCCTGACGACTCCTACCCTCTCGCAGGCAGGCCCTGTGCTCCTCGTCAGCGGCTCAATAAAAGCTGAAGGAAGGGATAGAGAAGGGTCTGTTCAGCGTTTGTTTGCATGGGAGCTTTATCAGCCCCGCTACAGAGATACCATTACCGGCCGAGCCACGACCATTCCAGTCCCTTCCGCAGATCGCTCTCTCTGCTGGAGCCTGCAGTGTTAGATTAAATTCTTGCCTCTGCGGTGCGATGAATTTCAGACAGCCTCCCTCTGGATAGCGAGGTGTCATGGCGGTGCAGGAGATGAGGATTCGGGGTTGTAGATCTGTGCTTCCAATTTGCTTTGTCTTCTTTTTACGGAAGCTCATTTGGAGACGGGTTGTAGGAAATGTCTAGTCGACAAGGTGAAGCGGTTGTGTCTGctgattctttttttgtttattgtattcgGTTTATTTTAACGCATAATTGTCCAACCCTGAACAACCGAAacatgcttgtgtgcgtgcgtgcgtgcgtgcgattgTGTGACCACCTACCCCAGACATCCTACATCTGTGCATGTATTTAACACATTGTACGACCGGACTCCCCTGTTGAGCTGCTTTATAACTTAATCGTCATCTCATACATGTCCGATGATGTCATCCAAGCACCCCTGGTGATGTACTGTCCAGATATGATAATGTGGGTCACTGGGTTTCAAGGAGAGCATGTTTCCAAGTGCATGATCGGCAGTGAAGGACACATTGGATATAGAAGATGTATTGAGAACATGTCTTGCATTGTTACTCCTAACATGTACTCTATGACACTGAATGACCTAACCTTTTGTTTCTGATTCCGATccttttcacagaggtgtcaACGTAGTACACACAGTTTTCGCTCATAATACTTATTAAAGGTCTGCTACTATTTTGTACCAGCGAACATTGTCCAGGGtcaatgacaaatgtacttatggcAAGTGgctttgggtaaaagcatctgctaaacgcACTAATGTAAAGGTAGCTGAGCCTACCCTGTAGTACCCTTGAACATGAAAAGGCCATGACCCATCGTTAGTGTTATGAGAGACCCCTGTATTTGTCCTACGATGACCTCTCTGTGGTAATGGGTCAACAGCTACTCTAGAGCCACTCTTAAGGAACTCTGCCGTGACACTTGCCGTGATTTGACTGTTCAGCCCGTAGTTCATTACGGATCGAACAATCCACTAAATGACAACATATTCTAAATCCAAGCtcaatctctctgtcttccAGGGTATGTTCAGTCTGAACATGACCATGGCCGGGCCCATGAAGGTCATCCTCACCTCGAGCTCCCCTGCTGCGAGCCACGTGCTCTTGGAACTGAACAAAGACGTCAACGTCTACGTGAGTACATTAATGCCCTTACTTTCAATTGGACCCCCTTCACAGAGCTGTTCCAGCAGGGTAAACACACAGGTGTATGGCCCCCCACTACCCTGACATTCACATTGGGTAGGCGTCCTACTCAATGCTCCTTACAGGTGCCAGGGCGTGGGTAGCAGACTAAACCAGTCTACTTCACTGCGGCATAGCCGTCCAGCCGACTATCTATATGTCTTCTACCCTTGCCTCGGTGCAGACCCATAATCAGGGCAGACCCACATCTGGGTTGGCCTTCCAGTAGCGTCTTCCACAGGGGTTCCATAACAATAGCACCAGCAGTAGCAGTCACACAGTAGCACATCTAGCGAATCAATATTTGTATCGATTCGGGGGTTGGACTTCAGagtatttttgtttgaatactcCCACCCCCCAGATGTACGAAGCTAGTGCCAGATGCTTGGTGCGGAATCAAAGTAGCACAGATGTGTGTTCCTCAGGGCCAGTTTAGAGAAACAATTAACCTTGTTTGTTTTCGCTGACTCTCCCCCAGggcttctctctgtgtgtgcgacAGTTTACATTTGAGCACTGCACTCTATAAAATAGATAACAGAGTGGGAGTGCTTGGGTAGCCagatagaaaaaagaaaaaagaaaaacgaccAACTGCATTgtctgtaaaaaagaaaaagaaaaagctgtTCCAATGAGAATCCAATGAGGTTTAGTTTTCACTTTGTTCAAGGGCTTCTGTCAGTGTCAGGTTGAGTCTGTCTGTAATAAATTGGAAATTTCTGCATTTTCTTGGACTTTCTTGGACTCTCACTGTTGGATTCCCTAAAACAACATTGAAGAAGTGATGTCGTATTTAACTGTTTAGGATTGTTGCTGTGCCTCGCATAATTGCAGGACAGACTGGGAGTAAATTAAAATCAATCTGAGGCAAATGGGTTTCAGGAAATATGAATCTATTCAATTGACAGCGCCAGCAGATGTGGACAAAAGGAAGCAAGAAAGCCATAGTGATTCTAAGGAACAGTCAAAATATAAAACCATCTAAAAAACTTTTTGTCTCAATTGACCATCTTTCAGTTTGTCACGTCATTAACAAGAGAACCGGTGCGCCTACAAAAAAGATGATGCGCTTCCAGTAAAAGAGTAGAGATCCTACACCGTGTGTTACATCCTGCTGAGGTCTGCAGTACATTCCCCCGGCCCACGGGATGTTCTCGGTGGGATCACGCGggggagtgattgtgtgtgtgttgtctttaaCCTGAAACAACAGCAtctgctctgtgtctgtctgaggAAGGACGTCACTGGGGGGTTTGACGGCTCATCTGGGGCACTGCATTGAGGGAAAGATAGTGGGGACAGAGTGTGTTTGGAAATAGTGTGTATGGGACATGTTAGGGACAGAGAGTGTTGGGGACATAATGTGTGGGGGACAGAGTGTGTTGGACAGAGTGTGTTGGACAGAGTGTGTTGGGGACGGAGTGTGTCGGGGACAGAGTGTGTCGGGGACATGTTAGGGACAGAGTGTGTTGGACGGAGTGTGTTGGGGACACAGTGTATTGGGGAAAGAGTGGGGACAGAGTGTGTCGTTTTGGGGACATATTGGGGACAGAGTGTGTTGGGGACATAATGTGTTGGGGACAGAGTGTGTTGGGGACATTATGTGTTGGGGACAGAGTGTGTCGTTTTGGGGACACATTGGGGACAGACTGTGTTGGGGACATAATGTGAACCAAGGGTGTTGGTAGCATAATAGGGCCAGTGTTTTGGGGACATAGTACTTCAGGGACATAGTGTGAACCTGTATACCAGTACAGGATGACCAGGTGGTGATACCTGGAAGCACGCTGGGGACTAAGGGACCCAATCCAAACAGGACATGGCTCAGCAAGTTCCCGGAGCCGACTAGagctttctgttttgtttttccaaaCGTTTTTCTGTAGCGCACTGTGCATTTGTATCCTGTATTCCACCTCGCCCCTCTGAGCGTCTGGTGATCGACCTAAGACCTTGATGAATTTTTTGAatcatcatatttttttttaggcccattCAGCCACTGGAGAGGATATTAAAATGTTTCTGACTTTAGGCAGCGTAGACCTTGAGTTACGATTAAATCATCACTCAAATTCATAATTTGATAGTAAAGCTTTGCAGAGGGAACCGattctctgtaaaaaaaaagcttcatCAAGTCAATGTTGGAGAAGGGGTGAGCGAGACAGATCAATACCACATGGAAACATTTGTACCATCTGCTTTATATTTGTAAGACATACCACTGCGTTGTACTTTAGAGTATTCCTACCTAAATGAATCTACTACCCAGAGAAATGTTCATTTCTGTGATTGCATCACGCTTGATGATGTGCACATTTGCTTTAATCAACATATTAGAAGGATTACTTTGAATTGTGTCTCGGGACAACTTTCTCTGGAATCTTATTTTGACTTTATTATCTCCAGTTTCCCAAATGTGTTGTCCCCAAAAGAGCTGGTTCACATCAGTGGCAGTTAATCTTTTCCCCTTTCGTTTTGTTTTAATCCAACTGTTCAATCAGACGACTTCAACTGCCCTCAAACAAGCatatgtgcacacgcacacacacacacacacacacacacacacacacacacacacacacacacacacacacacacacacacacacacacacacacacacacacacacacacacacacacacacacacacacacacacacacacacacaccatacacactcacacccaggAAACTGCTTTCTGGAATGTTCTTTTTCCAGACTTTTGAATTATATAGAATATTGCTGATGTACCAAACTAACAGCTGTAGAGTGATTATGCTATTATGTAAAGGGAACACACTCATATCCCCGTTTTATCCACACAGTACATAAAGTAATGAAGTTGTGTAACTATTTTTGTATATTTGCCCAGACACCAAAAAACTCAGACTTAACCCCTATCCCTCTATGTACATCAAAAGCATAACAGGAACATtctacaataagggtacataaATCTggttgtggttagggttagccctagccctaactctattaaataatgtataaataaatatcctaCTTGAATACCATTACCTAAGTTACCATGAACAATGCCAGTAAACaggaacaccattagtaaatgattTTTTAGGCCGCTAGTTAACCAGTTAAATAACTGGTAGTAAATATTTATgactgaattaattaattaaccaGTTGATTAATGTCAGTTAACTAATGGGTCAAATATTACCCTTATCCAATACTGTTTCCAGAAAAACAAAATCATCCATTATacaagtattattattattccataaGGTATAATATTTCCATCGACCTCCATGCGGCTAGCAGCACTAGTGGACGGTATATTTTGACCCCATATAGGGGCCAGATTCCAGCCAACTGTAATGACGCACGCCGTTTAAAAAAAGGGCCGGTTTCCTGGCCcaagacaggaagtggaggaaggACTATGCCTCCagtaggggtggggggtgtcgtggggtgggggggggggggggctccaacTGAAATCGCCAGGACACTTAACCATAATAAACATTCCTTTTCAAATGGACCCTGCTTTGAGAATAGCAGTggtaagaggtgtgtgtgtttttgtacagtgtgtgtgtgtgtgtgtgtgtgtgtgtgtgtgtgtgtgtgtgtgtgtgtgtgtgtgtgtgtgtgtgtgtgtgtgtgtgtgtgtgtgtggtagtagaAGGTGGCAGTAAATGGGTAAACAGGAGGAAAAGTCCTACGAATAAAGAGCTGACTCACTCATTACTCCAGGGAGAAAAAAGGTGTGAccaataaatatgaatattgtGTTGCTTCTTAAAGCTGGTGTCTGTGAAATGTGAGAGTTGTagagagcagaagaagagaGCAAGGTTTAGACAACAAACCACCCGCCCTCTCCGGGCTCTCCCTATGCCTCTCCACCATACCTCCACCATACCTCTCCaccaagtgtttaattcacaaACATTTGGTGGAACTCTGGTAACAGTGTGCTTGCATGttattgacaggcaagataATCCCCTGAACCTTCCAACCGGAAGAGAGATGCCTCGATTGGTCAGGACTGAGCCAGGAGCGTTCCAAAATCTAAGTCGAACAGGAATCAAGGGGAAGACAGGAGTGTTAATATTGTATAGCTCACCTACGGCCGGATGATCATTCTTGTAGTTGATCGTCGGATAACCACTGTGATTTATACGGTCCtgtgtcttgtttttctttcaggTTGGCAACAAGTCCAACATTAATTTGATGATGCATGAGGACCAAACCCATAAGATGGACCTGCCGACAGatctggggcagctggtcaacTGGGCCACACAATACTTTGGGGGCGTGACCTCGCTGACCGCCATCCGAAACCCGGGGAACATCGCCTACACTGGGAGAGCAGGTTAGTCCCGCCGATATATAATGAGGAAGTGACCGTTGtttgtgcgggggggggggacaaaaaacagtgctttttgtttttgaactcttgttccctcttccctcctgtTGGTTAGTGTTCATAGGGTCTCTTGGATTTTTCCAAGATTTTGTTTGCTGCATGTATATTGTCTCCATCCATTTTAACTACTATTTTAACTACTATGTGATGTTTCCGTTCTTTTTCTGTACGGAAACCTTGAGTCTCCTGAAAGGAGGCATACAAATGCAATGTATTTTtataatcattaataataaaatacaattaaccttatgattattatgattattactattattctaTTCTAACGGCATAGTAGGTGCCGTCACACCAAACAGCAACCATGCACGAAAGAAAGGGTCAATCGCTCCATCAGTGACTTGGTAGAAAGAAAAAACCCCGCCACAATTTAAAAAATGGCCATTTTCCTCCACAGGCACCGGGCTGGGCTCCAGAGACTGCGTCCTGAAGCACGAAGACCCGTCGCTGAAGCCCTTCACGGAGCAGCAGCCCTCCGTGGAGCTGCAGCCGAAGCCGCAGTCCGCCCTGGTGTCCTGCTTCGTGGACGCCCCCGGCGACAGGGAGATCCACATCATCAACATCCCGGACAGCGCCAGTCCCCGGTACGTGTTCTGACACCGACGCCGACATGATTAGTGGAGGGAAGTTAATGGACGGAGACCGGGCCCGTGACGTAAAGATTAACGGGCCGAAGCCCAAGTTGGTCATTAATTTGTAATTTTGCTGGTGCGCTTTTTGTGAAAGGGTGAGGTGCCGTGTTATTAATGGCACGTATTCGAATGCCCTGTGAATGACTTTAGATGATGAAAGAAATCCAAAGGAATAAATCGCCAATATGATAGATGACGTTTGATCGGGACGATCGCTGCAGCCCTTCCCTCAGACGCACCGTTAACGTActggtgtttgtgtttcagcaACGTGTCGGTTCGCGTGGACACAGAGAAGGCCATTAGTCTGTTCCTGAGAGGCCCCCAAGGGACATTATGGAGCTTCGGCAAACTCACACCGTTCAAGTTTGGAGTAAGCCGAGTCATGTTCATTTTGTACAgcagatgaaaaaaataataatttcagAAACACTCCTTGACAGCAAAAAATCTGATTTAATGGAGCGTGATCATGGggagtcacactgggcgcattaACCAAGCGTCTTCAAAGAGACAACGGGTGTGCGTGATTCTTGTACGGGAGCTTTCAGAGGGTGGGCtgtaacaacacagagaacaaagGTGAGGGGAGTGACCTTTGTGGAGAGTTAAGGACTGGCCTGGGCTGGAGAGGCCATGGTCATTTGAAATACACTATGGGGGGAAGTGGACGCGTCTGCAACGATGCAAGACAGCTTAAGGCATCTAAACAATCCGGAAGCCAGGAGAAAGGCAGGGCCTCCTAATCAGACTCCAAATGGCTTTTAATCCGACAAGGTCATGTCATCTGTATGCCATTTGATTTGGATCCATTCCCCCACCACTATAGCCCTTGAGTAACTGTAGTCTAGTAACTGTCTCAGAGAGCCTCACAGGCCCACATCCCCAAAAAGTTGGGGGTTCAGGAAGACTTCCGGAGTAGGAACCACAATCTTTACTACAtgctctaaaaaaaaaatctggacCAATCGGCTCACAATGTCGGATTTCGAACGGGAACAGATGAAGCGATGATGAATGTATTAAAGTGTGTTCATTCCCACTGTGAGCGCCTGGGTCTCGAGAGAGCTTTATGAGTGAGAGCTCGGTAGCGATGCCAAGTTACACAAGTTGAACGTTTGAGGTTTTATTGAATTGGATGAGGAAACAGAGGCAGAAGGAAGAGGAAAGTCAGTCCCGACAGTATTCActtaattctttattttttggattCATCAAAAAGTTCGAGCCCAATTTCAAATTGTCGTATACTATTTGctacattatatattatgcAGTATATTATATTACGCGTTATATCCATATCAATATCTTGCATTTTAATCGTATCTAGATATTAATAGTTGACAATGGCAGCTTTGCTTTTTCAGTCGCAAAAACAGTGTGTTTTTCTCTTTGCTTGCGTATCATTTGGTACGAGTATGATAAGAGGGGGATCATTTggtactaatatatatatactaatataggTAATATAGGATTGTATGCCATCCTATATTACTCTTCTACTACTCTTTGAGCAACATAAGAACAATCTGTTGGATCATGTTCTGATTGGTTCGTTGTTGTCTTGCCTTCACCATCACAGTCCACCAACGAAATCTGGCTGACTGGCAACTTCAACCACAAACTGAACAAGTCAGTCACGTTGACCAATGACAGTGCCCCGGCTGTGCAGCAGAAGGCCCTCGACTATTTCAGGGCTACATCGTTCACCAGCTACTCCGAAATCCAGGGCGAGGGATCTATGATCCCGTTACTGCTGATACTGAAAGACTATTCGCCAGGTAAGGAGATGAGTGCACCTGGTCAACTGTGTTTAACATTTGACGTTTCCGTTAAGTATTCTAAATGTATTAGCGTTCAAATCGGACAAGTTCACAGGTCGGGTTTATTGCATTTGCTTGGCTATCTTATCAAATATGCAATATAAGCAGATATATTATAAAAGCGGTTTAAACATTGGGTTTAAATATGTCAAAGCGCGACAAAAGGTCATTCCCATTATTATTCCCCCTGGGCACTGCAGCGACCACAGCCACAATAACAACAGGAACCGTCGTCTGTCTCATCGCATTTGTTGAAAATTTTTCACGAGTATTTGAACATTTGAACAGCGTGCCTTTTATGTCCCCGGTCGCAGCCAGTCGAGATCCGGTCGTTCCCGCCTTCACCACCAGCCCGCCCCACATGCCCCTGCTGATGCAGCTGTACACCGCCCCGGACTACCGCTTGCCCCTCGAGCCAAACACCAAGGTGCAGAGCGACAAGAGGATCTACGCAGAGGTGAGgagaaccccaccccccccacacacacttcacttCAGCGTGACGATTCCCCTTTAGGTTGTTGGTTTGAGTCTCGATGGCTCCGCACCATACAAGCTTCGTGTTCGTTCTGAATGGAGGGAGGAAGGCTTGGGGGTTTTATCCGATTAACTGGTCGTCTGTTCTATGATTGTGTGAAGAACGCGCTCGCAGAGTATggtgttattgtatttttattcaatAGGATGTGAAGTCATTTTAATGGAAAGGGCCCATTTCACAGCAGACTAGACAGTGTGGCAGGCAGGAAGGAAGTACACAACATGTGCAAGGGAGCGTTTCTCAGGGGGCGCATGTGGGTTTTTCAGCGGTGGTAGGAagataatataacataattatCAGCTTCCAAACCATTGCCCAATCCAATTTGAGATTATCTCTTAGTCATTAACTCCAAAACATCTcctgtttcctcctcctcctcctcctcctcctcctcctcctcctcctcctcctcctccttcatctcctccacttTCAACTCCATTCATGAACTCTGTCATCTCATCCATTCTCAACTCCATCCTCATGTCCTtcgtcatcaccatcaccatcaccatcaccatcaccatcaccatcaccatcaccatcatcatcatcatcatcatcaccatcaccatcatcaccatcgccaTCACCattatcaccatcatcatcatcatcatcatcatcatcatcactatcatcactatcatcactatcatcatcaCGGACATTTTCACGTCTGTCTCTTCCATCATCTcttccatcctcctcccccaccctccccttcctccccgtcCAC
This Gadus macrocephalus chromosome 19, ASM3116895v1 DNA region includes the following protein-coding sequences:
- the eng gene encoding endoglin isoform X1; this translates as MERNTVLLSLLLWVTVSCSGAAQSCVPLPKANPWVQVEEMPVGCWTSFLTSGNEEVHILNIQPGPSGMFSLNMTMAGPMKVILTSSSPAASHVLLELNKDVNVYVGNKSNINLMMHEDQTHKMDLPTDLGQLVNWATQYFGGVTSLTAIRNPGNIAYTGRAGTGLGSRDCVLKHEDPSLKPFTEQQPSVELQPKPQSALVSCFVDAPGDREIHIINIPDSASPRNVSVRVDTEKAISLFLRGPQGTLWSFGKLTPFKFGSTNEIWLTGNFNHKLNKSVTLTNDSAPAVQQKALDYFRATSFTSYSEIQGEGSMIPLLLILKDYSPASRDPVVPAFTTSPPHMPLLMQLYTAPDYRLPLEPNTKVQSDKRIYAEISENALGDIKLTVSVDSCSVRSKSSFPVVKEMPFILEECSVQLCPKSTRVSFSLAHLQELASTTWELECSVALCFSKHCASGGRVRRNLEVAPHTLQHRQSGALTLAFQLCWELRSEAS
- the eng gene encoding endoglin isoform X3, giving the protein MERNTVLLSLLLWVTVSCSGAAQSCVPLPKANPWVQVEEMPVGCWTSFLTSGNEEVHILNIQPGPSGMFSLNMTMAGPMKVILTSSSPAASHVLLELNKDVNVYVGNKSNINLMMHEDQTHKMDLPTDLGQLVNWATQYFGGVTSLTAIRNPGNIAYTGRAGTGLGSRDCVLKHEDPSLKPFTEQQPSVELQPKPQSALVSCFVDAPGDREIHIINIPDSASPRNVSVRVDTEKAISLFLRGPQGTLWSFGKLTPFKFGSTNEIWLTGNFNHKLNKSVTLTNDSAPAVQQKALDYFRATSFTSYSEIQGEGSMIPLLLILKDYSPASRDPVVPAFTTSPPHMPLLMQLYTAPDYRLPLEPNTKVQSDKRIYAEISENALGDIKLTVSVDSCSVRSKSSFPVVKEMPFILEECSVQLCPKSTRVSFSLAHLQELASTTWELECSVALCFSKHCASGGRVRRNLEVAPHTLQHRRCFDFGLPAVLGIAFGGFLIGALLIGALWFIKIKTGYPTRLDVSSTAANLTGCPCSLTKRPPVSTNPSPSENSSANASIGSTQSTPTSSMA
- the eng gene encoding endoglin isoform X2 is translated as MERNTVLLSLLLWVTVSCSGAAQSCVPLPKANPWVQVEEMPVGCWTSFLTSGNEEVHILNIQPGPSGMFSLNMTMAGPMKVILTSSSPAASHVLLELNKDVNVYVGNKSNINLMMHEDQTHKMDLPTDLGQLVNWATQYFGGVTSLTAIRNPGNIAYTGRAGTGLGSRDCVLKHEDPSLKPFTEQQPSVELQPKPQSALVSCFVDAPGDREIHIINIPDSASPRNVSVRVDTEKAISLFLRGPQGTLWSFGKLTPFKFGSTNEIWLTGNFNHKLNKSVTLTNDSAPAVQQKALDYFRATSFTSYSEIQGEGSMIPLLLILKDYSPASRDPVVPAFTTSPPHMPLLMQLYTAPDYRLPLEPNTKVQSDKRIYAEISENALGDIKLTVSVDSCSVRSKSSFPVVKEMPFILEECSVQLCPKSTRVSFSLAHLQELASTTWELECSVALCFSKHCASGGRVRRNLEVAPHTLQHRSGALTLAFQLCWELRSEAS